Within Xiphias gladius isolate SHS-SW01 ecotype Sanya breed wild chromosome 5, ASM1685928v1, whole genome shotgun sequence, the genomic segment CAACACGAGGTGCATTCCTCAGCCATTTCTCTCACTTTAGCACAATAAAGGACAACAGGGCCCGCAGAGCATTGTAGTCTCTAATGTAACTGTACAAAACGTGATTCAAAGCTCATGTTTGGGCTTGTCAAATGTTCGTCGTTGACTCTGAAATGACAGCAAGGTCATATAAAGGTGTTACATCATTATTAGGCAGCGTAAAGTTCAAGGCTGATTTGGGAAAACAGTTTTAGGGAGCTTGTAACCACAGGCCATTAGAGGAGAAGTTGTTGCATCTATGAGGAAGTTCCAGATATGAGTTTTGGAGTATTTGTTCTGTAATCCCCAGAGATTACAGGGTATTATTTCACTGCaagaaaaactataaaaagtCCCATATTAACCAAGTCTTATGATTTTGCTTCAACCACTGCTCAGGATAAGTGTCAGGATCTTTTTCCTTATCTTCTGTCTCTGCGGCTGCCTTGCGTACCTCTATTGATCCAGATTCTTGCTAGGTGTGATGCCACTGATCCCACACGCTATTATTGATTGACACCGGTCACCCTGTGCCGACGTGGCGTCCTGTTAGCACCCTCAGGGGTATCGGCATTTTGCTCCGTGGTGACACTCTAGCGCCTCAACAAGGCAAAGGCCACGCATGAAAGGATTCGGAGTGTTTGAGCTACCGAGGAATCAATTCACACCCTGATTGTCATTTACAAAGGCCTCACTGTCTCTTCCCTCGTTCCAAAATTCTAGTCTGGATGGTCTGATTAGTAATTAACTCAGTTTTCATCCTGAAGTCATCAAACACTGATTTTAAGGTCTAGATACTGTTCTGATTTCCATTTACTTGGGAGTGAAAGTGCAATCTCTTCAACCTGCATCCTCACATCGCAGCAAAACAGATTAGATGAATTGAGGGACTTCTTTGGGTGGAGGGGTCAAATGTAGGTCAAGTTGTGGAGTGTAGTATTTATGTGGCTGGTGGCTGTCAGGGAAACAATGATGCAGCTCAAACGTAATCtatcatttgttttctcaccAATACTACTGAAGCAGTGCCTTATTTTGCCATACAAAGCCTGCAGTAAGTACGGGAATTGTGTTGGCgctgaaaatcagaaaaaggaCTTCGGTGTTTCTCTGTTTGAACAGTCAAAAGTATTGTTGGGCACAGAAGTGGGCTTGTTATTGTTTAGGAGTGTAATTTCATCTCTttgatggtaaaaaaaacaaaaaaaaaacagaagtgctTCATTATATAGCTGCAGTTCATTCTCtgatgttttctgatgtttccaAGTATTggtgtgcatgttttgttctctttgaaaaaaagtaaaaaagttatTTCAGGCTCATACTCATATGTcaaggacaaagagaaaagaaataccCAAAATAGACAAGTCTTATCAGTTTGGGAATGGTCATTGCACCACTGGAAACAATGCCACAGCGAGATGGGAGCTGAGGTTGACCCTAATAATGCGACTGGTCTGTCAAGGAACCTGGAGAACAGGAAGCGAGCCATACCTCTGTCTTCATGGATAAAGtcataaaaatgataaacacaGGTCTCAATTAGCCTCCGCCAGGACAATGTGCTGCTCGCCGGCAGGGAGGATTAGGGTCGGTCCAGTAAAAGTGAAGAGATGAAAGAGTCTGCTCTCCTGTGTGGCTGACCTCCCTATGCGTTTCACTGAGGAAACCTGGGGTTTCCCTTTCCCCACTTACTAATGGTAATTCACCTTTCAATCAAGACGTTCTATTAATAGATCTTCTCTCCCTGTGGTGTCGGGAGAATGGAGTGGGAACAGTAAAAAATGAGCGAATGTGACCCTGCGGCTAGCTGTTCCCCTTGTTTACGGTTGTTGtgctaacaggctgctggctgcagctttgTATTTAGGGGACAGATATGGgagtggtatccatcttctcatctaaaccCCAGCGGGAACTTcctttaaaacctgtctgatcatctgactgcttaAGTCTCTTGCCCTTTTCGGACTTTGTTTGAGCAAAATTGCCATTTCCTCAAGTCCCAGCAGTTACTTTGCTGAGGAAAATGTAATGATAACTGACTGAAAAGAAGGCCAAAACCAAGATACACAAGTTGTGGAAAACTCAATTATCATTTAAGTAAAATTGGTTTTGTTGCAAATTAAAATATCTAtcatttgtgatatttttaaataaataacgaTTTGTGGACCTAAAATGACAGGAGGAAAACGTagacaaattaacacatttttttcccagaatgGGAATGATCTACTTTAAATACCAATATTTCTTTACGTGTATGTACTTTTTAATTGTTTAGAAGTGTGCATATACCATTTTCTCCTAGACGATACATTCACCAAGGGCTCTTCCCACATTTGATATCATTGATTCAATGGCATTATAATTTTGCATTGCTGTATCCTCTAAGTCACTTGAGTGAAACTACAGCACCATGGATGTTCTCAGGAAAGAGACTTTGATTATTTTACTTGTTGCTTCCGTTTTATTGTTGGCTGACCCAAGGCAGCGTGCAAACCCGGAGGTCACCACAACTTGTGGTGAAAAGTTTCCAAACATCCTCATGTTAGCATGACTAAAGTCatatttaagatttttcttGGACCCAGGCTTCGGTTtaataaaacagacagagaatgagGGCGAGACAAGAAGATAAGGCGGATGTGCTCATCTCCAAACTgagcagcagagacaaacaAGAAATAGTTTTATCGTCAGAGCATCTTCGTGAGGTGGGGGCAGGATGGTGCTGCAGATGGGTAACAGGGTGAAGATATCAAAATCTCCTCGTTGCTCAACGTGGGACGAACTGGCCAGTAAACACAACAGGGTCGAATAGATTCCCACCTGATTCCCAGCAGATCCCTAACAGATTAATGCCCCTAGAACAATGAGACGAGACGGCTTCCTCTGTGTTCACTTGTCTGAGGCAGACAACATCCCAGTGCTACCCTTTCTGAATGGTTGGGGTGTGTGCTCACGGGCAAGTACACTTTCCCactacacacataaatacatttgtgtatgcatgtgagTACACAAGTATTAGACGGCATGATCAGTTTCTATCTTTTTTTGAGTCATCTGACAGAATTTCAAGTCCCCAATTTTTGTGTCCAAAGTGTCTAGCACGGTGACCTGGGGAAAAACATGACCAAGCGTAGACTTTCACATCCTTTTTTCTGAACATAAGTTAACTGCAACCTGTGGATGATCTCTCATATCTGCAATCTCACATATGGGGTGATATTCAGGATACTAAAGAtaaaccaccaaaaaaaaaaacatatttaagtaAATCAAACTATATACTTTTTACTAACGTATTCTCACTACTGGTCCTCAACTAGGTTCTGcagtgtttgactgacagctgatggCAGATTAGAAACTTATTTTATATTCCTGAGTGGCATTATTAACGTTGAAACTTGAAATGTTTCAGCTTCAGGAAAAGGTGTGATTTCTATTTACAGATCTAgtctctcccctccttcctctcctgcaCACCTGTTATGTGCCCCCCTCCCTAACCTCGtcattctctcctcctcacGACCCCTTTCCCCCATCCTGAAACACCTTCCTCTCTCCAGAGCAGGTGTTGGAGAAAATTATAGTCTAATCAGACAGTCTAAACAATCAGTATCTCACTGCTGATAATGACAAATGTCTATACACTTCCATTTAGGTCCAAGACTGTGTGGCATCCAATTAATTTTCGAGCTTTAACAATTCTACAACAGCCTGAAGTAAAGTGACAAAAGAACTATAATGAGGATTTGATGAAGGGTTGCatttaactttgattttttttattatatatacatttttatttcaattaacCCTTTAACACCAATCCCCTTTTGCTGGTCGCCCACCTctacatttagcagctaaagagcgaGATATTTCCTTCAAGAGACAGTGGAAAGCTAGAAGAGAGTGAGTATTAGACTTACAATGCTCAGGTGACCAGACACATGGCTTCatatgaatgctaatgttgctccgcGTCTGTATAAACAGGCAAATGTTTGCTAGCACGTTCGCCATATCAGCTTCTTAATATGAtaatgtgtcagttttaatgtttcaggTATACATGGAAAAGACTAAACTAGTAATACAAATGCACATGttcatgtaacattttattgtaCTAACAGTACATGAATGCTTTATAATGCTAGCGTGAAGCAGGAAAAGTGGGTGGTAAAGGTTTGATCAAATCATAATTTTGCccataaaatgtcacaaattatTTGAACATGCCTATCACAATTCCCCAGAACCCAAGGTGAAAACTCCagcttgcttgttttgtgtgaccaatagtccaaaacccaaaggtattctaCTtacagagagataaaagagagagaaacagagacttctcacatttgagaaggttgaaccagtgaatgtttggtattttttgctTGATATATGACTTAAATGACTCAccgattatcaaaattattgcCAGTTAATTAATCCACTAATCCATTGGCACATATTTGATgtgctgtttaatattttaagaacaGGGCAGAGTACCCAAAACATtcaatgctaattagcatagtATTGTTTAAACTCTGTTCTAAAGCTCTGCCCTTCTGTGGCTTTGTCCATTTCGGGTCTGTGCAGCTTGAGTGGCTTGGGAGATCAGCGCAGAGTGCTAACATATATATACCTTCCGTCCCTGTGATTTAAACTAACACCACTGCCTCGCCGCTCAGCACAAAGGAGCCAGCAAACACATTGTGCAAATTCCCAAGAAAGCCACCCACAGACATTTATACAGCAAGACTGGCGACCAGCAGCTCAACTGCGTTTCAGAACTCACTTGGAAGGCGGACAGTTTGTGCTGCTACGCCAAGGACAGGAAGTGCTTGCAGAGGGACAGGAAGTGCTCACCGCTGCAGTAGCCGAGGCTGGAACTGAGATAATGCCATTGTGTAAGCAAGCCAAGTGACCTCTCCCTGAGCGCAGAGTCCAGAGGCTGGCGTCGAGAGCCCTGGCCCCCACCCAGCCCCAGACTCCCTAGGCACGGGGTGGGGGACAGGGGGAGgaatggaaggaggaggaggaggggggggggcgctgaGGCGTGtcacctccccctcccctcctttgGGTTGACTCCGAACCTCACCTTGTAGAGGAAATGTGGCTACGACTCCAGACTTTATGACTTCTCCCATCAAAAGCCAGGATTTTTCACTCCcacacagcgagagagagagagacaggcggCTAGGGCACACTCATGCCCACACCCATGTCAACACATGCagtcacagagacacacattgAAACACACTAGACACACAgagcctctctttctccactctCCTAGTATCAGAGGGGGAAAACCCTATCAGGTCATCAGCAGTAAAATAGATGATGACAGTATTATAGTCCAGATCCTGTCCCATGCAGAGCTTGACTGGACCTCCATCGAAAACACTCTCCCACCAACCCCGAGAGGGTCACCCAGCGTGCTCTGGAGTCCCCACTGGTGTCTGCATGGGGCACCAAAAGGTCGCGTAAGCATCTCTCATATTTCTGTCAGCCCCTTTTGACGTGTCAGAAGGACCGCAGACCACAACAAGATGGGAGCGAGAAAAGACGGAGCTGACAGGTTGAGGTCTGTTGGCTCTGATAAGAACCCCCTTGTAGCCTGTGGGTGATGTTTGGATTTCTGGCCACAAACGGGGGCTTCATTCTCTgctacataaacacacaaagtctGCACGTTTGAGGTGCGACAGGTTGCTTTAACCTTTTACCTCGTATCCCCACGCCGGTCTGGGCCAGCTGCTccaaaaacaaggaaacactTTCTCGTACATTTCTGTGGCTCACACGTGTGTGTCGTAAGAGTTAATAGAGTTTAAAGTGGACCACTGGCTGATGTCATCTACGCATATTCAATGAAGTATGAAGGGGAGGTGGGGGTGAATTagctttattttaactttttaaagtcAGACGAAAGATtagaaattaaacaatgaactgaatgaGCACCTAATggttcatttatttaaatatgtagTTGACTGTAGGCTTAGCATTATTTCCGTTATGGCCCTATTATACCACTAgggtaaaaataagaaaagacaaagatatttgggctttttttgtatctgtaaaTGTGGTAAGAAAAATGGCATCTAGAGTGTTTAACGCCCTCCATTGAATCAATCAGCTGTTTATTCGGTTCATTAGCATCCCAGAGTGTATCCACCCTTAGTGGATCCACATAAGGAGAAACTATTATAACATTTTAACGTCTCAGCCTGAGACAAAAGCGCACCagtatcacatttttttctagtCAGAGGCCTCATCACTTAAAAGCTATGGGACGGTTGTTTATTTAAGCTTTCTCCGCTCTTGTTGATTTCCCTCCTTAGGAAATTCAAATCTCCAATTCACGCCCCTTGCCCAGCGCTTGCTCCTCATTAAGCTTCCATCAAAGAAAGTCTCCATCGAGGGAGAGGGCCGTGCGTAAGAAAAAGCTGCTAATGAGGGAGCCATCGGCTCCACGCGTAAACCTGATATTCAAGATTTTAACACAGTTAACCGCCCAATACACACCCTGGCGACCGAGTGTATTGGTGTCTGAGCATCCTTGGGAGTGAGAATCAAAACTGGACGAGTGCGCTGGGACGTGGCTGTCCAAATAAACGTTATTGTGGATTACGGAGATAATCAGTCTCACCTCTTTTCGCTCCAGAAGTAGGTAAAATTATACACACTCGCCTCGCATTAAAGCCCACATATATCTTAGTCTTTATATACCCGCTGCAAAACGAGTTTTGGTGCAGACCATTATACATTCTTATCATTTAGAGTTGTGCATCCATGAGAAATTCCACGGCGTCTTTACCCCGGGGGCTCTCAGCACTCCGAACAAGGGTCGGGGGCGGGCTGCCCTCAACTTTTTTGCACCTTTGCGGTAGTGGGCACTCCCACCACATGGTGATTGGCTGCCTGCGAGTTTATAGCTCGGCAACCTCCACACTCAGCGCTGAGTAGTCAGTACTGTTCAGAACGTGCGGTTCCTGGAAGTGGTTCATGGACTTGactaattgtttttcattccagTCTTCAAGCCAGAGGCGTTTGAGTTTGTCTTGatattactatatatatatatctatatatatatagatatatatatatagatatatatagatatacatttTTGAATCTATCTGTAGTCTGTTGTCAGTATAGGCTGTTGTTGCCTCGGTGAGCTGTCCGGTGGCTCTCCAAACCTCCCAGCTGGACAGAGATGAGCAGTCCCGATGCGGGTTATGCCAGCGACGATCAGACCCAGGCAAGGTTTACGATGTCAGTCATGATGCCTGGAATGGGACACTGCCAGTGGGCCGACCCTCTCAGTCCTCTTGGGGACACCAAAGTGAAAAACGAGCCGTGCGCGTCCAGCTCCGGCAGCCAGAATCGCGGGAAGAGCGAGCCGCGGATCCGGCGGCCCATGAACGCCTTCATGGTCTGGGCGAAGGATGAACGCAAGAGACTGGCGCAGCAAAACCCCGACCTGCATAACGCCGAGCTGAGCAAAATGTTGGGTAAGTAATTTTATGCAGTATTTAATCAATTTTGCGTTGCTTGCCTATATTGCCAGATCTACACACTTTGTTATAGagtcacattattttttttccaagctgTTTTCCGAATTTTGGCTGcttgttttttagttttgtgtttcgTGGATTTCAGTCTCATTCTGCTCAAACAACAGTAAATGGTAAGGCCTTGAGTGGATGCAGTGGTTGTTCAGGCAGCAGGTGAAAAGTTAAGCCTCAGATGTAACCTCAAAAACCTGTCCCTGCCCCCTAAAATGGCAACAAGCTATTTTTGTGTGCATCACCAGGCTGCGTACAGTATCTGCTGACATATCACTGACGTGCACTCTCCTCTTGACCTGCAGGGAAATCATGGAAAGCCCTTCCTGTCACAGAAAAGCAGCCCTTTGTGGAGGAGGCCGAGCGGCTGCGGGTTCAGCACATGCAGGATCACCCCAACTACAAGTACAGGCCCCGGCGGCGGAAGCAGGTGAAGAGGATTAAGAGGCTGGATTCTGGCTTTCTGGTCCACGGCGTGTCCGATCACCAGGCCCCGTCGATGACGGGAGatggcagagtgtgtgtggagagCCTGGGCCTGGGCTACCACGAGCATGGCTTCCAGCTTCCTCCACAGTCGCTCAGTCACTACCGGGATGCTCAGGCTCTTGGGGGCCCCTCTTATGAAACCTACAGCCTCCCCACACCTGACACCTCTCCTCTGGACGCTGTGGAGTCAGACTCCATGTTCTTCCCTCCACATTCACAGGAGGACTGCCACATGATACCAGCATACGCTTACCACTCCCAGGCGGCAGAGTACCAGCCCCAGGACCCCCACTCCAGCCACCACAGCAACCCCATCCTGCACCGACACGCTGCCTCGGCTCCAGAGCAGCCCCCTCAGCCTGCCACCCTTCCCCCTTCTTACATGGGATGCCCCAACCCTCTGGCCATGTATTACACCCAGCACTGCAGTCCCAGCCACCCTAAGCGGCACCCTGGAGGAGCAGGACAgctctcccctcctcctgaCTCTCACCCCCACTCTGCAGACAGCGTGGAGCAGATGCACCACTCTGAGCTGCTGGCTGAGGTGGACCGCAGCGAGTTCGAGCAGTATTTGAGTTCCTCTTCAGCGCGTGCGGACATGACAGGCTTGCCCTACGGGCCACACGAGGCCGGCATGCAAGGACCTGAAAGCCTCATATCGTCGGTGCTGTCAGACGCCAGCACAGCTGTGTATTACTGTAGCTACAACAACTCCTAACCTCCGCCTGGCCTGTTACCCTGCTGCAAGGACATATGATCAGACCTCAAATTCCTGTAACtaaattgataa encodes:
- the sox17 gene encoding transcription factor SOX-17, producing MSSPDAGYASDDQTQARFTMSVMMPGMGHCQWADPLSPLGDTKVKNEPCASSSGSQNRGKSEPRIRRPMNAFMVWAKDERKRLAQQNPDLHNAELSKMLGKSWKALPVTEKQPFVEEAERLRVQHMQDHPNYKYRPRRRKQVKRIKRLDSGFLVHGVSDHQAPSMTGDGRVCVESLGLGYHEHGFQLPPQSLSHYRDAQALGGPSYETYSLPTPDTSPLDAVESDSMFFPPHSQEDCHMIPAYAYHSQAAEYQPQDPHSSHHSNPILHRHAASAPEQPPQPATLPPSYMGCPNPLAMYYTQHCSPSHPKRHPGGAGQLSPPPDSHPHSADSVEQMHHSELLAEVDRSEFEQYLSSSSARADMTGLPYGPHEAGMQGPESLISSVLSDASTAVYYCSYNNS